The DNA region AAGGAGTTGCAGAAGCTGAAGCTGCGAAATCCTTTCAGTTCGTTGACACTGATGGAGATGGGTTCATTGACTTCAAAGAGTTCATGGAAATGATGCAGGGCGTGGGAGAGGGGACAAGGAAAAGTGACATTCAAGCAGCGTTTCaagtgtttgatttgaatgGAGATAAGAAAATAAGCGCTGAAGAGTTGATGGAGGTTCTGAGGAGAATGGGAGAAAGATGTAGCCTTGATGCTTGCAGGAAGATGATCAGAGGAGTTGATGCTGATGGGGATGGCTTTGTTGACATGGATGAGTTTTTCACCATGATGACTCGCACCATGAAAGTCACTTAGTGCCTAATTTTGCCATGTTTCTTCAGTCCTAATTAACTCAAATCTTCAACTTTTCTTCCCTTATGTATCGTATGTTTGTATCATGATGCTGAAATTTGTgctataaatttcattttatgtcTTGAATACCGAAGTACCTATTAAAGCTAAACTTTCGTAAATCTGAATTGTTTTCTTGAACTCCACTGAATCGGATTCTTTCCAAAGTAAACATAGATCAGCTAACTGTTTAGCTATTGTATATGTAGATGATATGCTTTTAACTGGAAGAGATACAGGGTATATTCAAAACCTCTCAGTTTGCATGAAAAGACCTAGGAGAGTTAGACTACTTCCTGTCCATCTCCATTTGTTATGATGAAAGATGAAGTTAATATGAAATCAGTCAACCTAagacaataatataaaaataaataaagacgAGAAAACTGGATCTTGATTTCTTGAATAGAACCAAACAATAAGCCGAAACAATATCATGAATAAATACAACAGTAAAATTAGCGGAACGAATGCAGCCTGCTAAGTGTTAATACACGCAGCTAGCTTGGTGGGTTCTGATCATCGGGACATTCCTCCAACAACAGGAGCAATTGTGATTCCCCTGTTTTGTCTATCCATGTTTGCCTGCCAACCTTCATacacaaaaaatttgattaatcaatACATAAGAATGGATAAAAGAACAAGAGAAAGCTCAAATAGGTGAAATAATTAAACCAGTACATTGAAAATCTTCTCATTAATCAATGTATGACAAGAACACTACAGAAAATACCGTCTTACCAATACCCATATCAAAACCACGGTTCTTGAGCTCTCTATACTCTTGACAAAGAGCACATGGTTCACAGCAGAAGTGAGTTAAGCAATCGGCACATGGTGCCTCCTCCAAGTCATATTGCCCTCTTAATCTTGAACGGTAGAAACATGAGTACAAGCAAGATGAGCCCACAAAGCCCAGAAGAAGCCCATAAACTGCACCACTAGCTGCACAAGCTACACCAAGAGACTGAATGTTAGACCCATTAATCTGACAAGATCAAAACTGCATCTTCAGTAGCAATGGCAACAGAAAAAAACTTACATACGGCACCCTTGTTAACTATCTCAGCAATCTGCCCAAACGTAACACAAGGACAAAAGCAAGTAATCAAGCAGTTTGCTGGGTCATCACAACAGTGACAGAGACTGGTCGACCACCGTGTTCCGGTTGCAAGATTGGAAGGAGGGAAGGGTTGTCTAGGACGGATGTTCATGGCATCTGGTTGATACCCTTGTGAATATTTAGCATTGTCATAAGATGGAGGaggatacattttttttttttttcgatttgaaGAAAAGTGATGGAAACTTGTATATGAAAAAGTAGtttatgataatattcataTAACCTGAAGCTGATCTCCTAGATACTGCTGTCAATGTTTAACCAAGACACTCAAGGCATGCagtctaattaaaatttaggtttttaagttttaaaaaattgaacgTTCATAGT from Mangifera indica cultivar Alphonso unplaced genomic scaffold, CATAS_Mindica_2.1 Un_0060, whole genome shotgun sequence includes:
- the LOC123207114 gene encoding cell number regulator 1-like isoform X2, translated to MYPPPSYDNAKYSQGYQPDAMNIRPRQPFPPSNLATGTRWSTSLCHCCDDPANCLITCFCPCVTFGQIAEIVNKGAVSSGAVYGLLLGFVGSSCLYSCFYRSRLRGQYDLEEAPCADCLTHFCCEPCALCQEYRELKNRGFDMGIGWQANMDRQNRGITIAPVVGGMSR
- the LOC123207113 gene encoding calmodulin-like protein 30 gives rise to the protein MSNTSFLNFQYGLSNRKSSKKSPPQLSISTDRQISRASSQVMQPNVQEMRAVFDKFDTNKDGKISRKEYKAALHLLGKGVAEAEAAKSFQFVDTDGDGFIDFKEFMEMMQGVGEGTRKSDIQAAFQVFDLNGDKKISAEELMEVLRRMGERCSLDACRKMIRGVDADGDGFVDMDEFFTMMTRTMKVT
- the LOC123207114 gene encoding cell number regulator 1-like isoform X1 translates to MYPPPSYDNAKYSQGYQPDAMNIRPRQPFPPSNLATGTRWSTSLCHCCDDPANCLITCFCPCVTFGQIAEIVNKGAVSCAASGAVYGLLLGFVGSSCLYSCFYRSRLRGQYDLEEAPCADCLTHFCCEPCALCQEYRELKNRGFDMGIGWQANMDRQNRGITIAPVVGGMSR